The Piliocolobus tephrosceles isolate RC106 chromosome 2, ASM277652v3, whole genome shotgun sequence genome window below encodes:
- the IQCF3 gene encoding IQ domain-containing protein F3, with protein sequence MGSKCCKGGPDEDAVERQRQRKLLLAQLHHRKRVKAAGKIQAWWRGVLVRRTLLVAALRAWMIQCWWRTLVQRRIHQRQQALLRVYVIQEQAVVKLQSCIRMWQCRQCYRQMCNSLRLFQVPESSLAFQTDSFLQVQYAIPSKQPEFHIEILSI encoded by the exons ATGGGCAGTAAATGCTGT AAAGGTGGTCCAGATGAAGATGCAGTAGAAAGACAGAGGCAGCGGAAG TTGCTTCTTGCACAACTGCATCACAGAAAAAGGGTGAAGGCGGCTGGGAAgatccaggcctggtggcgtgGGGTCCTGGTGCGCAGGACCCTGCTGGTCGCTGCCCTCAGGGCCTGGATGATTCAGTGCTGGTGGAGGACGCTGGTGCAGAGACGGATCCATCAACGGCAGCAGGCCCTGTTGAGGGTCTATGTCATCCAGGAGCAGGCAGTGGTCAAGCTCCAGTCCTGCATCCGCATGTGGCAGTGCCGGCAATGTTACCGCCAAATGTGCAATTCTCTCCGCTTGTTCCAGGTCCCAGAGAGCAGCCTTGCCTTCCAGACTGATAGCTTTTTACAGGTCCAATATGCAATCCCTTCAAAGCAGCCAGAGTTCCACATTGAAATCCTATCAATCTGA